The following proteins are encoded in a genomic region of Pseudorca crassidens isolate mPseCra1 chromosome 1, mPseCra1.hap1, whole genome shotgun sequence:
- the TMEM229B gene encoding transmembrane protein 229B isoform X1: MASAEPLTALSRWYLYAIHGYFCEVMFTAAWEFVVNFNWKFPGVTSVWALFIYGTSILIVERMYLRLRGRCPLLVRCLIYTLWTYLWEFTTGFILRQFNACPWDYSQFDFDFMGLITLEYAVPWFCGALIMEQFIIRNTLRLRFDKNAEPGEPSGPLALANGHVKTD; encoded by the coding sequence ATGGCTTCCGCCGAGCCCCTGACGGCGCTGTCCCGCTGGTACCTGTACGCCATCCATGGCTACTTCTGCGAGGTGATGTTCACGGCGGCCTGGGAATTCGTGGTGAACTTTAACTGGAAGTTCCCGGGGGTCACGAGCGTGTGGGCGCTCTTCATCTACGGCACGTCCATCCTCATCGTGGAGCGCATGTACCTGCGCCTGCGCGGCCGCTGCCCGCTGCTGGTGCGCTGCCTCATCTACACGCTCTGGACCTACCTGTGGGAGTTCACCACCGGCTTCATCCTGCGCCAGTTCAACGCCTGCCCCTGGGACTACTCCCAGTTCGACTTTGACTTCATGGGCCTCATCACCCTGGAGTACGCCGTGCCCTGGTTCTGCGGGGCCCTCATCATGGAGCAGTTCATCATCCGCAACACCCTCCGCCTCCGCTTTGACAAGAACGCCGAGCCCGGGGAGCCCAGCGGCCCCCTGGCCCTGGCCAACGGCCACGTCAAGACTGactga